The following coding sequences lie in one Heyndrickxia oleronia genomic window:
- a CDS encoding methyl-accepting chemotaxis protein, with protein MRSIFSFKSIKAKMLFGFSLVILLVIGLGIYNFSVTVSSNKTAQNIANSELPLLSANKGLVATIANRIATARGYVLFGGDYKDRFNAYTEEGQKYEAIVRGVHASDEFNRLMDQTKEWREFIQDKVFDEYDKGNVEKAKDNLQESITIGRDLLNGYQKLADESEKEINQKEQDVIESGQTSLLVGTIVTILVIIISFAVAFITSNKISKPIKHVMQRMKLIANGDLSQEPLQTTLKDEVGHLIIATNEMNRQTRDLLNRINTVSGSVTSQSEELSQSANEVKSGSEQIAITMQELASGTEVQANNTNELSSIMGSFTLKVEEANEKGKLIQQSSNQVLSMSSEGKKLMESSNEQMAKIDQIVQGAVQKVQSLDSQSREISTLVSVINDIAEQTNLLALNAAIEAARAGEHGKGFAVVADEVRKLAEQVSHSVTDITSIVINIQKESGMVAESLLNGYSEVEKGTSQIQTTGKTFTEINEAVIKMVNSITTISDSLSEMEDSSLKMNRSIEEIASISQESAAGVEQTSASSQQISSSMEEIAGNSEDLSKLAEELNALVNQFKL; from the coding sequence ATGAGAAGTATATTTTCATTTAAAAGTATAAAAGCGAAGATGTTATTTGGTTTTTCCTTAGTGATCTTACTTGTCATCGGATTAGGTATTTATAATTTTTCCGTGACTGTATCAAGCAATAAAACGGCACAGAATATTGCTAATTCTGAACTCCCTCTTTTATCTGCTAATAAAGGATTGGTCGCAACGATTGCGAATAGAATAGCTACTGCTCGGGGGTATGTATTATTTGGAGGAGACTATAAAGACCGCTTTAATGCCTATACAGAAGAGGGACAAAAATATGAAGCAATCGTTCGAGGTGTACATGCATCAGATGAATTCAATCGCTTGATGGACCAAACGAAGGAATGGCGTGAATTTATTCAGGATAAAGTATTTGATGAATATGACAAAGGGAATGTGGAAAAAGCAAAGGATAATCTACAAGAATCGATAACCATTGGCCGTGATTTATTAAACGGTTATCAAAAACTTGCTGATGAAAGTGAAAAGGAGATTAATCAAAAAGAACAAGATGTAATTGAAAGTGGGCAAACGTCCTTACTTGTGGGAACCATTGTAACAATTCTAGTAATTATTATTAGTTTTGCCGTAGCATTCATTACATCAAACAAGATATCAAAACCAATTAAACATGTCATGCAGCGCATGAAATTAATTGCAAATGGTGATTTGAGCCAAGAGCCATTACAAACTACTTTAAAAGATGAGGTTGGACATCTTATTATTGCAACCAATGAAATGAATCGGCAAACTCGTGATTTATTAAACCGAATTAATACAGTATCCGGCTCTGTAACAAGTCAGAGTGAAGAGCTAAGCCAATCAGCAAATGAGGTAAAATCAGGATCGGAGCAAATTGCCATTACCATGCAAGAACTGGCTTCTGGTACTGAGGTACAAGCGAATAATACAAATGAACTTTCCTCCATTATGGGATCATTTACACTTAAAGTTGAGGAAGCAAATGAAAAAGGAAAGCTTATTCAACAATCATCCAATCAAGTACTTTCAATGTCTTCAGAAGGTAAAAAATTAATGGAATCCTCCAATGAACAGATGGCTAAAATAGATCAAATTGTTCAAGGTGCCGTCCAAAAGGTTCAAAGCTTAGATTCACAATCACGAGAAATCTCAACATTAGTTTCTGTCATTAATGATATTGCAGAGCAAACGAATCTCCTCGCATTAAATGCAGCGATTGAAGCAGCAAGAGCAGGTGAGCATGGAAAAGGTTTTGCTGTAGTCGCTGACGAGGTACGAAAACTAGCCGAGCAGGTTTCCCATTCTGTAACGGATATCACAAGCATCGTAATCAATATTCAAAAGGAATCAGGTATGGTGGCCGAATCATTACTGAATGGATACTCTGAGGTTGAAAAAGGAACCTCCCAGATTCAAACAACTGGTAAGACATTTACTGAAATTAATGAGGCTGTGATAAAAATGGTAAACAGTATAACAACCATTTCAGATAGCTTATCTGAAATGGAAGATAGCAGCCTAAAAATGAATCGCTCCATTGAAGAAATTGCATCCATATCTCAGGAATCAGCTGCTGGAGTTGAGCAAACCTCTGCCTCCTCACAGCAAATAAGCAGTTCAATGGAAGAAATCGCTGGAAATTCAGAAGATCTCTCCAAATTAGCTGAGGAATTAAATGCTTTAGTGAATCAATTTAAACTATAA
- a CDS encoding NUDIX hydrolase, which produces MGYIEDIRKLVGHRPLILVGAVVVMVDEHGRILLQQRKYPKGSWGLPGGLMELGESTEDVARREVFEETRLTVEDLRLINVYSGPSQYIKAENGDEFFAVTVAYYTENYSGTIVVDQAELNDCQFIDPLELPEGIVKSHRKVVMDYLALTKKQ; this is translated from the coding sequence TTGGGATATATTGAAGACATACGCAAGCTGGTTGGTCATCGACCATTAATTTTGGTTGGTGCAGTAGTTGTCATGGTTGATGAGCATGGCCGCATTTTATTACAGCAACGAAAATATCCAAAGGGATCATGGGGCTTGCCGGGGGGCTTAATGGAATTAGGGGAATCAACTGAAGATGTGGCTCGCAGGGAAGTCTTTGAAGAAACAAGGTTAACAGTTGAGGATCTAAGGTTGATAAATGTTTATTCAGGACCTAGTCAATATATAAAGGCAGAAAATGGTGATGAATTTTTTGCCGTAACAGTTGCTTATTACACGGAAAATTATAGTGGTACGATCGTAGTCGATCAGGCTGAATTAAATGATTGTCAATTTATAGATCCGCTTGAACTTCCAGAAGGAATTGTAAAAAGTCATCGTAAAGTTGTGATGGATTATTTAGCTCTAACAAAGAAACAGTGA
- the megL gene encoding methionine gamma-lyase, giving the protein MVKQKRFETEVIHNGYDSMQHEGSLVPPLFQTSTFTFPTAEEGEKRFAGETEGYIYSRLGNPTVRVLEERIAALEKGEMALAFGSGMAAVSATLFYLTKTGDHILCSEGIYGCTFGLLQLMENKHQISHDLINFSNEETVRSAIKDNTTCIYIETPINPTMKLVDLEMVVQIAKEKGIPVVVDNTFCSPYLQQPLTLGCDYVIHSATKYIGGHGDVIAGLVVGRKEELSEMMMTTLKDIGGIISPFDAWLLIRGLKTLPVRLDRHCENATKIANQLKKHPKVKMMYFPGDPDFPQYELAKRQMKHPGGMISFEIDGTKEEAQQFLNHCQLIKIAVSLGDSETLIQHPATMTHAVVPEEERIKMGITNQLIRLSVGLEAWEDIWDDLKQALDQL; this is encoded by the coding sequence ATGGTAAAGCAGAAGCGATTTGAAACAGAGGTTATTCATAATGGCTACGATTCCATGCAGCATGAAGGGAGTCTTGTGCCACCATTATTTCAAACGTCAACCTTTACTTTTCCAACTGCTGAAGAGGGGGAAAAGCGTTTCGCGGGGGAAACAGAGGGGTATATTTATTCACGATTAGGGAATCCAACGGTACGAGTGCTTGAAGAAAGGATTGCCGCTCTTGAAAAGGGAGAGATGGCTTTGGCCTTTGGATCTGGGATGGCTGCTGTTTCGGCAACCCTTTTTTATTTAACAAAGACAGGGGATCATATTCTTTGTTCAGAAGGAATCTATGGCTGCACGTTTGGTTTACTTCAATTAATGGAAAATAAGCATCAGATTAGTCATGATTTAATTAACTTTTCAAATGAGGAAACAGTAAGGTCTGCTATTAAGGATAATACCACATGTATTTATATCGAAACGCCTATTAATCCAACGATGAAATTAGTAGATTTAGAGATGGTCGTACAGATTGCGAAGGAAAAGGGAATTCCTGTTGTTGTTGATAATACTTTTTGCTCTCCTTATTTACAACAGCCTTTAACCCTAGGTTGTGACTATGTGATTCATAGTGCGACCAAGTATATTGGTGGTCATGGAGATGTGATTGCTGGATTGGTCGTAGGTCGGAAGGAAGAACTGAGCGAAATGATGATGACGACGCTTAAAGATATTGGCGGAATCATTAGTCCTTTCGATGCTTGGTTATTAATTAGAGGATTAAAAACATTGCCGGTTCGCTTGGATCGCCATTGTGAGAATGCAACTAAAATTGCGAATCAGCTAAAAAAACACCCTAAGGTGAAAATGATGTACTTCCCTGGTGATCCAGATTTTCCACAGTATGAACTTGCTAAAAGACAAATGAAGCATCCTGGTGGAATGATCAGTTTTGAGATTGACGGTACTAAAGAAGAGGCACAGCAGTTTTTAAATCATTGTCAATTAATAAAAATTGCGGTTAGTCTAGGGGATTCTGAAACATTAATTCAGCATCCAGCAACGATGACACATGCAGTTGTTCCTGAAGAAGAGCGTATAAAAATGGGCATTACTAATCAACTGATTCGTTTATCGGTTGGTCTTGAAGCGTGGGAGGATATTTGGGACGATCTTAAGCAGGCATTAGATCAGTTATAA
- a CDS encoding carbohydrate ABC transporter permease, with protein sequence METPNIIKNQSAIVHPKQKRRKKLTKDHVLALSFLLPSIILIAIFVYGFIGWTGYVSLSNWNTLVPDFSFAGLKNYLYLFNDYRFQADVRNTVVFTVLFIGLVLLMGLVLSIFLDQKIRGESIFRNIFFFPMALSFVVTGVVWQWILNPSTGVNLFLKKFGIEPLWYTDTNILAGFKLGHIEVGVPVAILAVVIAAVWQMTGFSVAMYLAGLRGIPDELKEAARMDGATEFQVYRKVIIPLLRPITISVVIIMAHISLKIFDLIFAMTGPGANYVTDVPGVYMFETTFRGNYYANGAAIAIMMLLSVAIFIVPYLIMSRRGD encoded by the coding sequence ATGGAGACACCAAATATAATAAAGAATCAATCGGCTATTGTTCATCCGAAACAAAAACGCAGAAAGAAGCTTACAAAGGATCATGTCTTAGCGCTTAGCTTTTTATTACCTTCTATCATATTAATTGCTATTTTTGTATATGGATTCATTGGATGGACTGGATATGTTTCGTTAAGTAATTGGAATACGCTCGTCCCAGATTTTTCATTTGCGGGTTTGAAAAATTATTTGTATTTATTTAACGATTATCGTTTTCAGGCAGATGTCCGTAATACGGTGGTGTTTACCGTTCTATTTATTGGCTTAGTTTTATTGATGGGACTCGTCTTGTCCATCTTTCTTGATCAAAAAATACGTGGTGAATCGATATTTCGAAATATTTTCTTTTTTCCAATGGCATTATCTTTTGTTGTAACAGGTGTGGTATGGCAATGGATTTTAAATCCATCGACTGGTGTTAATCTTTTTTTAAAGAAATTTGGAATTGAACCTCTATGGTATACAGATACAAATATTTTGGCAGGGTTTAAGTTAGGTCACATTGAAGTGGGAGTTCCTGTAGCAATTCTTGCAGTAGTGATTGCAGCCGTTTGGCAGATGACAGGATTTTCGGTAGCGATGTATTTAGCTGGACTTCGTGGAATACCTGATGAATTGAAAGAGGCGGCACGGATGGATGGAGCAACCGAATTTCAAGTTTATAGAAAAGTGATTATTCCACTTTTACGTCCGATTACAATAAGCGTGGTGATCATCATGGCTCATATTTCATTGAAAATATTTGATTTGATATTTGCTATGACTGGACCAGGTGCGAATTATGTTACGGATGTTCCAGGAGTGTATATGTTTGAAACGACTTTCCGTGGCAACTATTATGCCAATGGGGCAGCAATTGCGATTATGATGTTATTATCGGTCGCTATTTTTATCGTACCTTACTTAATAATGAGTAGGAGAGGTGATTAA
- a CDS encoding carbohydrate ABC transporter permease, producing MLRSFSKPLIYIILILLACLFLIPVYVILVTSVKPLDEVTLVNMWKLPSEIDFSSYGQAFEKLAPNFMNSLYLVIPATILSALLGALNGYVLSKWKFKGSEVLFTLILFGMFIPYQSILIPLIQFLRNIELYNTIPGLVLVHVVYGIPITTLMFRNFYANIPLSMIESAKIDGAGFLRIFTNIMLPLSISGFVVVAIWQFTNVWNEFLFAISITTSDQQPIMVALQNLSGSQIVQWNVQMAGAVLAALPTLLVYILLGKYFVKGLLAGSVKG from the coding sequence GTGCTTAGGAGCTTTTCAAAACCATTGATTTATATCATTCTTATCCTGCTTGCGTGTCTTTTTTTAATTCCTGTTTATGTTATTTTAGTCACAAGTGTTAAACCTTTAGATGAAGTAACATTGGTCAATATGTGGAAGCTTCCTTCTGAAATTGATTTTAGCAGTTATGGGCAAGCGTTTGAAAAATTGGCGCCTAATTTTATGAATTCACTTTATCTAGTTATTCCTGCAACCATACTTTCTGCTTTGTTAGGTGCCTTGAATGGATATGTTCTTTCAAAATGGAAATTCAAAGGATCGGAAGTCCTTTTTACGCTTATATTATTTGGGATGTTTATCCCATATCAAAGCATTTTGATTCCATTAATCCAATTTTTAAGAAACATAGAGCTCTATAATACGATTCCAGGTTTAGTGTTAGTACATGTAGTATATGGGATACCAATTACTACATTAATGTTTCGTAACTTTTATGCGAATATCCCTTTATCAATGATTGAGTCAGCAAAAATCGACGGGGCCGGTTTTTTACGAATTTTTACTAATATTATGCTACCTTTATCTATTTCTGGATTTGTTGTTGTTGCAATATGGCAGTTTACAAATGTATGGAACGAGTTCTTATTCGCCATCTCGATTACCACTTCGGATCAGCAACCAATCATGGTGGCATTACAAAATTTATCAGGAAGTCAAATTGTACAATGGAATGTTCAGATGGCAGGAGCTGTACTAGCAGCACTACCAACATTATTAGTTTATATCCTATTAGGGAAGTATTTTGTTAAGGGATTACTTGCAGGATCAGTAAAAGGCTAG
- a CDS encoding ABC transporter substrate-binding protein yields the protein MKRKSIFVMLAIILVFALSACSSKNSSSDGEKSKGKKEKLEIFSWWTGAGEEDGLKALLALFKEKHADISVENAAVAGGAGTNAKAVLASRMQGDDPPSTFQVHGGAELNEGWVAAGKMEPINDVYEKEGWSDKFPQSLIDMVSKDGNIYSVPVNIHRGNVLWYNKKVFEDNGLEVPKTFDEFFAVADKLQEKGITPLALGDKEPWTATQIFENVLVAKLGVDGYNKLWTGELAFDDPKVKESAEIFKKMMGYINKDHSSRNWQDASQLVADGDAAMNIMGDWAKGYFVNDLKLTLNEDFGYTTTPDSSGIFTVITDTFGLPKGVGNAEDVKTFLGVLGSVEGQDAFNPLKGSIPARVDADTSKYDDYGKSTIEDFKTAELAPSLAHGSAAAEGFLTKANQAVNIFVTQLDVDSLLNSLKTAQAELK from the coding sequence ATGAAACGTAAAAGTATTTTTGTCATGCTGGCTATTATTCTCGTATTTGCATTAAGTGCTTGTAGTTCAAAAAACTCCAGCAGCGATGGTGAGAAATCTAAGGGGAAAAAGGAAAAACTTGAGATCTTCAGTTGGTGGACAGGTGCAGGTGAAGAGGATGGATTAAAGGCATTATTAGCATTATTTAAGGAAAAGCATGCAGATATTTCAGTTGAAAATGCAGCTGTAGCTGGTGGTGCAGGAACCAATGCAAAAGCTGTACTGGCGAGTAGAATGCAAGGGGATGATCCACCATCTACCTTCCAGGTTCATGGAGGAGCGGAATTGAATGAAGGCTGGGTTGCTGCGGGAAAAATGGAACCAATCAATGATGTATATGAAAAAGAAGGTTGGAGTGATAAATTCCCACAATCATTAATTGATATGGTAAGCAAAGATGGCAATATCTATTCTGTTCCCGTAAATATTCATCGTGGAAATGTATTATGGTACAACAAAAAAGTATTTGAAGACAATGGATTGGAAGTACCAAAAACATTTGATGAATTTTTTGCTGTAGCAGATAAATTACAAGAAAAGGGGATTACTCCATTAGCATTAGGTGATAAAGAACCGTGGACAGCCACACAAATTTTTGAAAATGTATTGGTAGCAAAGCTTGGTGTCGATGGATATAACAAGCTTTGGACAGGGGAGCTTGCCTTTGATGACCCGAAAGTGAAGGAATCAGCAGAAATTTTTAAGAAAATGATGGGATATATCAATAAAGATCACAGCTCTAGAAACTGGCAAGACGCTTCTCAATTAGTAGCCGATGGAGATGCAGCGATGAATATAATGGGAGATTGGGCAAAAGGGTATTTCGTAAATGATTTAAAACTTACATTGAATGAAGACTTTGGCTATACAACAACTCCTGACTCATCAGGAATATTCACAGTAATAACAGATACATTTGGTCTGCCAAAAGGAGTGGGAAATGCTGAAGATGTTAAAACATTCTTAGGTGTTCTTGGATCTGTCGAAGGGCAAGATGCTTTTAATCCTTTAAAAGGTTCCATTCCAGCACGAGTAGATGCCGACACATCAAAATATGATGATTACGGAAAGTCAACGATCGAAGACTTCAAAACTGCTGAACTGGCTCCAAGCCTAGCTCATGGTTCCGCAGCAGCTGAAGGATTCTTAACAAAGGCAAATCAAGCAGTCAATATTTTTGTAACACAATTAGATGTAGATAGCCTATTAAATTCACTCAAAACTGCTCAGGCTGAGTTGAAATAA
- a CDS encoding aldo/keto reductase: MIQHLQDTTTLHNGVKMPWFGLGVFKVPDGDTVVQSVKAAIINGYRSIDTAAVYGNEEGVGQGIKEALDETGLSRGDLFITSKVWNDDFGYESTLAAFETSLQKLGLDYLDLYLVHWPVEGKYIDTWRALETLYKEGKIKAIGVSNFNIHHLESLLKHAEIKPMVNQVEYHPRLTQKELHEFCKEHGIQLEAWAPLMQGGLFDHPTLQEIATNHQKSVAQVILRWDLQNGVITIPKSTKEKRMIENASIFDFELSENEMKQIDALNENHRVGPDPDNFDF; the protein is encoded by the coding sequence ATGATTCAACATTTACAGGATACAACAACATTGCATAATGGAGTAAAAATGCCATGGTTTGGGTTAGGAGTATTTAAAGTTCCGGATGGGGATACAGTAGTCCAGTCTGTAAAAGCAGCGATCATCAATGGATATCGAAGTATCGATACAGCAGCAGTATATGGAAATGAAGAAGGTGTTGGTCAAGGAATCAAAGAAGCACTTGATGAAACAGGACTTTCACGCGGGGATCTTTTCATAACCTCAAAGGTATGGAATGATGACTTTGGATATGAATCTACCTTAGCAGCTTTCGAAACTAGTTTACAAAAACTTGGATTAGACTATTTAGACCTTTACCTAGTCCATTGGCCGGTAGAGGGGAAATATATCGACACATGGAGAGCATTAGAAACACTTTATAAAGAAGGAAAAATTAAGGCCATCGGTGTAAGTAACTTCAACATTCATCATTTAGAAAGCTTATTGAAACATGCAGAAATCAAACCGATGGTAAACCAAGTAGAATACCATCCTCGTTTAACTCAAAAGGAACTCCATGAATTTTGTAAAGAACATGGTATTCAGTTGGAAGCATGGGCACCGTTAATGCAAGGAGGATTATTTGATCATCCTACATTACAAGAGATAGCAACGAACCATCAAAAATCAGTTGCCCAAGTTATCCTACGATGGGATTTACAAAATGGTGTTATCACTATACCGAAATCAACAAAGGAAAAAAGAATGATTGAAAATGCATCAATCTTTGACTTTGAATTATCTGAAAATGAAATGAAGCAAATTGATGCATTAAATGAAAATCATCGTGTCGGTCCCGATCCAGATAATTTCGATTTTTAA
- a CDS encoding MFS transporter: MSLNKRRSTMALLALAVSAFAIGTTEFISVGLLPLIANDLNIPVTTAGLTVSLYALGVTFGAPILTSVTSRMSRKSLLLWIMIIFIIGNSLAFSATSIGVLLVARVIAAFSHGIFMSIGSTIAADLVPENRRASAISIMFTGLTVATVTGVPFGTFIGQQFGWRLAFLLIVIVGVIGFFANWFLVPSDLKKGEKTSFRDQVKLVTNGRLMLLFIITALGYGGTFVVFTYLSPLLQEVTGFKEGTVAVILLIYGVAIAIGNMLGGKLSNRNPIRSLFYMFIVQAIVLFILSFTAPFKLAGLITILFMGLLAFMNVPGLQTYVVILAERFVPSAIDVASAVNIAAFNAGIALGSYLGGIITHSIGLIHTAWIGALMVLGAVILTSWSLKLEKQDRQRKVN, translated from the coding sequence ATGTCTTTAAATAAAAGACGAAGTACGATGGCATTATTAGCACTCGCAGTAAGTGCGTTTGCCATTGGTACAACTGAATTTATTAGTGTGGGTTTATTACCACTCATTGCAAATGACTTAAATATTCCCGTTACAACAGCAGGTTTAACGGTTTCCTTATATGCATTGGGAGTCACTTTCGGAGCTCCCATCCTAACATCTGTGACATCTAGGATGTCGCGCAAATCTTTATTACTGTGGATTATGATCATCTTTATCATCGGAAATAGTCTTGCATTTAGTGCAACATCTATTGGTGTTCTTCTTGTTGCACGTGTAATTGCAGCCTTTTCTCATGGAATATTCATGTCAATTGGATCAACCATAGCTGCGGATTTAGTACCAGAAAATCGCCGTGCAAGCGCCATTTCTATTATGTTTACAGGATTAACCGTTGCTACAGTCACCGGTGTTCCATTTGGTACATTTATCGGTCAACAATTCGGCTGGAGACTTGCCTTTTTATTAATTGTTATTGTCGGTGTTATTGGCTTTTTTGCAAACTGGTTTCTTGTTCCGTCCGATTTAAAAAAAGGAGAAAAGACATCCTTTCGGGATCAAGTTAAATTAGTAACAAATGGTCGGCTAATGCTCTTATTTATTATTACTGCCTTAGGATATGGAGGTACATTTGTTGTCTTCACCTATTTATCCCCTCTATTACAGGAAGTAACGGGATTTAAAGAAGGTACTGTTGCCGTTATTTTGCTCATTTATGGGGTCGCTATTGCTATAGGGAATATGCTAGGTGGAAAACTTTCTAATCGAAACCCTATTCGCTCATTATTTTATATGTTTATTGTCCAAGCTATTGTGTTATTTATTTTATCCTTTACTGCACCTTTTAAATTAGCAGGACTTATAACTATTCTTTTCATGGGACTGTTAGCTTTTATGAACGTTCCTGGTTTACAAACATATGTAGTTATTTTAGCTGAGCGATTTGTACCAAGCGCGATTGATGTTGCCTCCGCCGTAAATATTGCCGCTTTTAACGCTGGTATAGCGCTTGGATCCTATTTAGGTGGTATAATCACACATTCGATCGGGCTTATTCATACCGCTTGGATCGGCGCATTAATGGTACTTGGGGCTGTTATTCTTACTAGTTGGAGCTTGAAACTTGAGAAACAGGATCGTCAACGTAAAGTTAATTAA
- a CDS encoding winged helix-turn-helix transcriptional regulator, translating to MQKKKYNISVEATLEVIGGKWKCVILCHLTHGKKRTSELKRLMPNITQKMLTQQLRELEEDGVINRIIYQQIPPKVEYELSEYGWTLQSILDSLCAWGEKHITKVYGDTTTVLEESILNDHLKD from the coding sequence ATGCAAAAAAAGAAATACAATATTTCAGTAGAAGCAACCCTTGAGGTAATTGGAGGAAAGTGGAAGTGTGTGATTCTATGTCATTTGACACATGGAAAAAAACGCACGAGTGAGTTAAAACGGTTAATGCCGAATATTACACAAAAAATGTTAACTCAACAATTACGTGAGTTAGAAGAGGATGGCGTCATTAATCGAATTATCTATCAACAAATCCCGCCGAAAGTAGAATATGAATTAAGCGAATATGGTTGGACATTACAAAGTATTTTAGATTCTTTATGTGCATGGGGAGAAAAACATATTACCAAAGTTTATGGGGATACCACTACTGTTTTAGAGGAAAGTATTTTAAATGATCATCTCAAGGATTAG
- a CDS encoding 2-hydroxyacid dehydrogenase: MKPKIYITRKIPEKIYHYLLDHVDIRMWDKEDVPVPREILIQEIQHVDGLLCLLTETIDAELLSYASHLKIISNLAVGYNNIDVKAASQKGIIVTNTPGVLTETTADLTFALLMATARRIVEASEYLRSDQWKTWSPMQLTGQDIYGSTIGIIGMGRIGQAVARRARGFGMNILYYSRARKTSLEEELGLGYCDLDKLLINSDFVSILIPYSPEVHHMIGARELKMMKNSSILINTARGGIVDEKALYEALKDGEIWAAGLDVFEKEPLDLNSPLLSLPNVVTLPHIGSASKKTRLKMAELAAENLIRVLLGGEPITPVDEYKI; the protein is encoded by the coding sequence ATGAAACCAAAAATTTATATTACAAGAAAAATTCCTGAAAAAATCTATCATTACTTGCTTGACCATGTAGATATACGTATGTGGGATAAAGAAGATGTACCAGTACCAAGGGAGATTTTAATACAAGAAATTCAGCATGTAGATGGTTTACTTTGTCTTTTAACAGAAACTATCGATGCAGAGCTTCTTTCATATGCATCCCATCTGAAGATTATTAGTAACCTAGCCGTAGGTTATAACAATATTGATGTGAAGGCCGCCTCACAAAAGGGAATCATTGTCACTAATACCCCTGGTGTTTTGACGGAAACAACGGCTGATCTCACTTTTGCTTTATTAATGGCTACTGCACGAAGGATAGTGGAAGCTTCTGAATATTTACGGAGTGATCAATGGAAAACTTGGTCACCTATGCAGTTAACCGGTCAAGATATTTATGGATCGACCATTGGAATAATCGGTATGGGTCGAATAGGTCAAGCCGTTGCGAGAAGAGCAAGAGGTTTCGGAATGAATATCCTTTATTACAGTCGTGCACGTAAGACTAGCTTGGAGGAGGAATTGGGATTAGGATATTGTGATTTAGATAAACTTCTCATTAACTCTGATTTTGTTAGTATTTTAATTCCTTACAGCCCAGAAGTACATCACATGATTGGTGCAAGGGAATTGAAAATGATGAAAAACTCGTCTATTTTAATTAATACGGCTCGTGGTGGGATTGTTGACGAGAAGGCTCTATATGAAGCCTTGAAGGATGGAGAAATTTGGGCTGCAGGTTTAGATGTTTTTGAAAAAGAGCCTCTTGACCTGAATTCTCCGTTATTATCATTACCAAACGTAGTCACACTGCCACATATCGGAAGTGCCAGTAAGAAAACAAGACTAAAAATGGCTGAGTTGGCTGCGGAGAATCTTATAAGAGTTTTACTTGGTGGAGAGCCTATTACACCTGTAGATGAATATAAAATCTAA
- a CDS encoding LiaG family protein encodes MKKLLFFLAVLIVLYFVGSNVKQASWFPFGNKGEQTESIKNIDKIDLDIGSYDVKVIPDDREDIKAEITGKGKLNMNRSGNTIRIEVKRKWLDGINFWSKSRLNVYIPESYDQDIDLSIGSGRIVMSGKAENSPMKLKNLNVKMGSGIVKLENLDVQRFYHKGSSGKSNINAITAKTGTIKMESGIVDVNQYKGKLDAKLSSGKMDIQMAELNDSIMMKVNSGMANLDLPKDASFTLNGEVGSGIFSCDFPLNNKQNNDKVVKGTHGSGEYKIDAKVSSGKLKIY; translated from the coding sequence ATGAAAAAATTATTGTTTTTTCTAGCTGTACTCATTGTTCTATATTTTGTCGGTTCAAATGTAAAGCAAGCGTCATGGTTTCCGTTCGGGAACAAAGGAGAACAAACGGAATCCATAAAGAATATTGATAAGATTGATTTAGATATTGGCAGTTATGATGTGAAAGTCATTCCAGATGATCGTGAGGACATAAAGGCTGAAATAACAGGAAAAGGGAAGTTAAACATGAATCGTAGTGGAAATACGATTCGGATAGAAGTAAAACGGAAATGGTTAGACGGAATCAATTTCTGGTCTAAAAGCAGATTAAATGTTTATATCCCTGAAAGCTACGATCAGGATATTGATCTATCTATTGGATCTGGTCGTATCGTGATGTCAGGGAAGGCTGAAAATAGTCCTATGAAACTAAAGAATCTTAATGTGAAAATGGGCTCTGGAATAGTGAAACTGGAAAACTTAGATGTCCAGCGTTTTTACCATAAAGGGTCTTCTGGTAAATCTAATATAAATGCGATCACTGCTAAAACAGGTACAATTAAAATGGAGTCGGGTATTGTAGATGTGAATCAATATAAAGGAAAGCTTGATGCAAAACTTTCTTCTGGTAAAATGGATATTCAAATGGCAGAATTAAATGATTCAATTATGATGAAGGTAAACTCTGGAATGGCCAATCTTGATCTTCCGAAGGATGCGAGCTTTACCTTAAATGGAGAGGTAGGCAGTGGAATTTTCTCTTGTGATTTTCCGCTAAATAATAAACAAAATAATGATAAAGTAGTCAAAGGCACTCATGGTTCAGGAGAGTATAAGATAGATGCTAAGGTTTCAAGCGGTAAACTGAAAATTTATTAG